The following are encoded in a window of Candidatus Binatus sp. genomic DNA:
- a CDS encoding hemerythrin domain-containing protein yields the protein MTDLVRRVVKRPWNLLRHRADKFMTREVLAQPNVRLAILDDQAVDENDRGRLLAQIRKHFSGTSLLYIAGIQSDANEKRARTNGAHYYVSKPLSLERFEQVLRSFLHAQQVDGRSARPAGEKFGMSAKESNADNPAQIDAGIRRLSAELNREDSDLRSHLLDAALAGLRLTRNSESLELRRDAARIWVAIEPILTHHLDAEDGQLLPWLERHGRLSSEVGRKVREYHDRLRTLVGAMANAEAEHLTDVQAREVGRALSGLAVKLDDAIDDEERRLFPTIRKALFGIDHRG from the coding sequence CCGGGTCGTCAAGCGTCCCTGGAATCTGCTTCGACATAGAGCCGACAAATTCATGACTCGCGAGGTGCTTGCTCAGCCAAATGTGCGCCTCGCTATACTCGACGATCAGGCGGTCGATGAGAACGATCGCGGACGCCTGCTCGCGCAGATTCGTAAACACTTCTCGGGCACCTCGTTGCTCTATATCGCCGGGATTCAAAGCGATGCCAACGAGAAGCGGGCGCGCACGAACGGGGCCCACTACTACGTTTCCAAGCCATTGTCGCTCGAACGATTCGAGCAGGTCCTGCGATCATTTCTGCACGCGCAGCAAGTGGACGGACGATCCGCGCGTCCGGCGGGAGAAAAATTCGGGATGAGCGCGAAAGAATCGAACGCCGATAACCCGGCTCAAATCGACGCGGGAATCCGTCGTCTCTCGGCGGAACTCAATCGCGAAGACTCCGACCTGAGATCACATCTGCTCGATGCGGCGCTCGCCGGCCTGCGGCTCACGCGTAATTCGGAATCGCTCGAACTCAGGCGTGATGCGGCCAGGATTTGGGTGGCGATCGAACCTATCCTGACCCATCACCTTGACGCCGAAGACGGTCAACTGCTGCCGTGGCTGGAGCGCCACGGCCGCCTCTCGTCCGAGGTGGGACGAAAGGTCCGCGAATACCACGACCGACTGCGAACGCTCGTGGGCGCGATGGCCAACGCAGAGGCGGAACATCTCACCGATGTGCAGGCGCGCGAGGTCGGACGAGCGCTCAGCGGCCTCGCGGTCAAGCTGGACGATGCAATCGATGACGAGGAGCGCCGACTCTTTCCGACGATTCGCAAGGCTCTCTTCGGGATCGACCATCGCGGTTGA